From a region of the Procambarus clarkii isolate CNS0578487 chromosome 18, FALCON_Pclarkii_2.0, whole genome shotgun sequence genome:
- the LOC138365985 gene encoding collagen alpha-1(I) chain-like yields the protein MGPTTPRGHVSQGATTPRGHVRGPTMPRGHVRGPPRPKGTLGAPKPRGHVRGPPRSEGTSEGPTTPRGHVRGAYLAPRARQGGPPRPEGTSEGPTTPRGHVRGPTMSRGHVRGPPRPEGTLGAHHAPRAHHAPRAREGAHHAPRARQRGPSRPEGTSGGPPCPEGTLGAHHAPRAR from the coding sequence ATGGGCcccaccacgccccgagggcacGTCAGTCAGGGGGCCACCACGCCCCGAGGTCACGTCAGGGGGCCCACCATGCCCCGAGGGCACGTCAGGGGGCCACCACGTCCCAAGGGCACGTTAGGGGCCCCCAAGCCCCGAGGGCACGTCAGGGGCCCACCACGCTCCGAGGGCACGTCAGAGGggcccaccacgccccgagggcacGTCAGGGGGGCCTACCTCGCCCCGAGGGCACGTCAGGGGggcccaccacgccccgagggcacGTCAGAGGggcccaccacgccccgagggcacGTCAGGGGGCCCACCATGTCCCGAGGGCACGTTAGGggcccaccacgccccgagggcacgttaggggcccaccacgccccgagggcacaccacgccccgagggcacGTGAGGGggcccaccacgccccgagggcacGTCAGAGGGGCCCATCACGCCCCGAGGGCACGTCAGGGGGCCCACCATGCCCCGAGGGCACGTTAGGggcccaccacgccccgagggcacgttag
- the LOC138365986 gene encoding pre-mRNA 3' end processing protein WDR33-like produces MPRGHVRGAHHAPRARQGPTTPRGHVRGPPRHGGPHATGARQGPTTPRGHVRGPPRPECTSGGPTTPRGHVKGPPPPEGTSGGPTTPRGHVRGAHHAPRARQGGPPRPEGSSGAHHAPRARQGPTTP; encoded by the coding sequence ATGCCCCGAGGGCACGTCAGGGGGGCCCACCACGCCCCAAGGGCTCGCCAGGGGCCTACCACGCCCCGAGGGCACGTTAGGGGGCCCCCACGCCACGGGGGCCCCCACGCCACGGGGGCACGTCAGGggcccaccacgccccgagggcacGTCAGGGGCCCACCACGCCCCGAGTGCACGTCAGGGGggcccaccacgccccgagggcacGTCAAGGGCCCACCACCCCCCGAGGGCACGTCAGGGGggcccaccacgccccgagggcacGTCAGGGGggcccaccacgccccgagggcacGTCAGGGGggcccaccacgccccgagggcTCGTCAGGGGCCCACCATGCCCCGAGGGCACGTCAGGGGCCCACCACGCCCTGA
- the LOC138365987 gene encoding pre-mRNA 3' end processing protein WDR33-like: MSHRDVRKFSFSVRAVGIWNALKEQVVEANTIHTFKTRIQLPTTPRGHVRGPPRPEGTSGAHYAPRARQGPTTPRGHVRGPPRPEGTSGAHHAPRARQGPTTPRGHVSGGPPCPEDTGPPRPEGTSGAHHAPRARQGPTTPRGLVRGPPRPEGTSGAHHAPRARQGPTTPRGHVRGPPRPEGTTGAHHAPRARQGPTTPRRHVRGPPRPEGTSGAHHALRARQGPTTPRGHVRGPPRPEGTSGGPLRPEGTTGAHHAPRAHQGPTTPRGHVRGPPRPEGTSGAHHAPRARQGAHHALRAHQGPTTPRGHVRGPPRPEGTSGGPLRPEGTTGAHHAPRAHQGPTTPRGHVRGPPRPEGTSGAHHALRARQGPTTPRGHVRGPPRPEGTSDGPHHAPRARQSGGHHAPRARQGATTPRGYDRGPPRPEGTSDGLHHAPRARQSGGHHAPRVR; this comes from the exons atgagtcacagagatgttaggaagttttcttttagcgtgagagcagTGGGAATATGGAATGCACTTaaagaacaggttgtggaagcaaatactattcatacttttaaaaccag GATTCAGCTGCCCACTACGCCCCGAGGGCACGTCAGGggcccaccacgccccgagggcacGTCAGGGGCCCACTACGCCCCGAGGGCACGTCAGGggcccaccacgccccgagggcacgttaggggcccaccacgccccgagggcacgtcaggggcccaccacgccccgagggcacgtcaggggcccaccacgccccgagggcacGTTAGCGGGGGCCCACCATGCCCCGAGGATAC GggcccaccacgccccgagggcacatcaggggcccaccacgccccgagggcacgtcaggggcccaccacgccccgagggcTCGTCAGGggcccaccacgccccgagggcacgtcaggggcccaccacgccccgagggcacGTCAGGGGCCCACTACGCCCCGAGGGCACGTTAGGggcccaccacgccccgagggcacGACAGGggcccaccacgccccgagggcacGTCAGGGGCCCACCACGCCCCGAAGGCACGTCAGGggcccaccacgccccgagggcacGTCAGGGGCCCACCACGCCCTGAGGGCACGACAGGggcccaccacgccccgagggcacGTCAGGGGCCCACCACGACCAGAGGGCACGTCAGGGGGCCCACTACGCCCCGAGGGCACGACAGGggcccaccacgccccgagggcacatcaggggcccaccacgccccgagggcacgtcaggggcccaccacgccccgagggcacgtcaggggcccaccacgccccgagggcacGTCAGGGGGCCCACCACGCCCTGAGGGCACATCAGGggcccaccacgccccgagggcacGTCAGGGGCCCACCACGACCAGAGGGCACGTCAGGGGGCCCACTACGCCCCGAGGGCACGACAGGggcccaccacgccccgagggcacatcaggggcccaccacgccccgagggcacgtcaggggcccaccacgccccgagggcacGTCAGGGGCCCACCACGCCCTGAGGGCACGTCAGGGAcccaccacgccccgagggcacGTCAGGGGCCCACCACGCCCTGAGGGCACGTCAGATGGGCcccaccacgccccgagggcacGTCAGTCAGGGGGccaccacgccccgagggcacGTCAGGGGGCCACAACGCCCCGTGGGTACGACAGGggcccaccacgccccgagggcacGTCAGATGGGCTTcaccacgccccgagggcacGTCAGTCAGGGGGCCATCACGCCCCGAGGGTACGTTAG